A window from Nitrospira sp. ND1 encodes these proteins:
- a CDS encoding N-acetylmuramoyl-L-alanine amidase: protein MFHVASLIRHLLTLAFACVLFSAGISSGGEIQTEPSWPTGSQVAAEEPSPRFLLVKQERAGASRYPIIVRDLRTWSTADGTRLVLDLNHKTSFSETHLRNPDRVLIEVNNAILGKSSRQRVSGGTIPQSFQIAQSRPRVVSITLTRNQNSRYKVFSLDNPDRLVIDITQRPKDQIRQIGETSATSPQAPAVPLPTPPAIPSPTVTEPARPLAPKPASPVQTIVIDPGHGGKDPGTIGQHGTTEKEVTLKVGLLLKSLLSTVPNTRVLMTRERDAFIELEDRAKFANGKDADLFISIHVNSHPHKGVRGLEIYHFGEAKDQRALEVAARENGTPLNNTGVGWEYIVADLLTSKKIEHSQELAWTAKQAMVTNLNGRYSTIDHGVKTAPFYVLRFTTMPSILAEIAFMSNPAEEEQMRSQPFLAHIAESIFEGVKTYLHTNPPR from the coding sequence GTGTTCCATGTCGCCTCCTTGATCCGTCACCTCCTGACGCTCGCGTTCGCCTGCGTCCTGTTCAGCGCGGGGATCTCATCGGGTGGCGAGATCCAAACCGAACCCTCCTGGCCGACGGGTTCCCAGGTTGCCGCTGAAGAGCCCTCCCCCCGTTTCCTCCTGGTCAAGCAAGAGCGGGCCGGGGCATCACGTTACCCGATCATCGTCCGCGACCTTCGCACCTGGTCCACCGCCGATGGCACACGCCTCGTACTCGACCTGAATCACAAGACGTCCTTCTCCGAAACTCATTTGCGCAACCCCGACCGGGTGCTCATTGAGGTGAACAACGCAATCCTCGGAAAATCCTCACGGCAGCGCGTCTCGGGCGGGACGATTCCGCAATCGTTTCAAATAGCCCAAAGCCGCCCGCGCGTGGTGAGCATCACGTTGACGCGTAACCAGAATTCCCGTTACAAGGTGTTCTCGCTCGATAATCCTGACCGCCTCGTCATCGATATTACGCAGCGTCCCAAAGATCAGATCCGGCAGATCGGCGAGACCTCGGCGACATCGCCACAGGCCCCGGCCGTCCCCTTGCCGACTCCGCCGGCGATTCCAAGCCCCACCGTTACGGAACCGGCTCGCCCGCTTGCGCCCAAGCCGGCAAGCCCGGTCCAGACGATCGTCATTGACCCCGGGCATGGAGGCAAAGATCCCGGCACAATCGGACAGCACGGGACGACGGAAAAAGAGGTGACCTTAAAGGTCGGCCTGCTGCTGAAATCCTTGCTCAGTACCGTGCCGAATACACGCGTCCTGATGACCCGCGAACGCGACGCCTTTATCGAGTTGGAGGACCGGGCCAAATTTGCGAACGGCAAGGACGCGGATCTGTTCATCTCGATCCACGTCAATTCACACCCGCACAAGGGCGTCCGTGGTCTGGAAATCTACCATTTCGGCGAAGCGAAGGATCAGCGCGCCCTGGAAGTGGCCGCGCGAGAAAACGGCACGCCGTTGAACAATACCGGAGTGGGCTGGGAATACATCGTCGCCGACCTCCTGACATCCAAGAAAATCGAACACTCCCAAGAACTCGCCTGGACGGCCAAGCAGGCGATGGTCACAAATCTCAACGGTCGTTACAGCACGATCGATCACGGGGTGAAGACCGCGCCATTTTACGTGCTCCGCTTCACCACCATGCCCAGCATTCTCGCCGAGATCGCCTTCATGTCGAATCCCGCCGAAGAAGAGCAGATGCGGTCACAGCCCTTCCTGGCGCACATTGCGGAGTCGATTTTCGAAGGGGTCAAGACCTACCTCCACACCAATCCCCCCAGATGA
- a CDS encoding NYN domain-containing protein → MATHLLVDGYNLVGSAGMAPPAGSGRLEAARETLLKNLAGYRQRKGHAITVVFDGWQGGLGAEHREFQSGVEVVYSKRGERADQVIQRLARLYGRDCAVVSSDHEVVNSARAAGAFLIGAAEFRAKLQDRSSSLSTVAFKELDRGDLDRVKRSKDKGGNPRKLPKSQRKRNHQLREF, encoded by the coding sequence ATGGCAACACATCTTCTTGTCGATGGGTATAACCTTGTGGGCAGCGCCGGAATGGCCCCCCCGGCTGGTTCCGGACGCCTTGAGGCGGCGCGCGAGACGCTCCTGAAGAACCTGGCCGGGTACCGTCAGAGAAAAGGCCATGCGATTACCGTGGTCTTCGACGGCTGGCAGGGCGGGCTGGGCGCGGAACATCGTGAATTTCAATCCGGCGTCGAAGTCGTCTATTCAAAACGAGGCGAACGCGCCGACCAGGTCATTCAACGTCTCGCCCGTCTGTACGGCAGGGACTGCGCGGTGGTGTCCTCGGATCATGAAGTGGTCAATTCGGCCAGGGCGGCCGGCGCGTTCCTCATCGGGGCGGCGGAGTTTCGCGCCAAGTTGCAGGATCGATCGTCCAGCCTGTCGACCGTCGCCTTTAAAGAACTGGATCGCGGCGATCTCGATCGCGTGAAGCGATCCAAAGACAAGGGCGGGAATCCCCGCAAGCTGCCGAAGTCACAACGTAAACGAAACCATCAACTTAGGGAATTTTGA
- a CDS encoding TatD family hydrolase, translating to MLIDTHTHLDDARYESDREAMIARARAAGVESMITIGCDLATSRSAVTLANQYPFVYASIGVHPHEVKHIEDGWYDEFRRLARDKKVVAYGEIGLDYHYNHSDPELQRTRFREQIQLARELKLPVIIHTREAQDDTIRILKEERASEIGGVFHCFSGDAWLAKDAIELGFYLSFSGILTFQNATMLREIAKTVPADRLLIETDCPYLTPVPHRGKRNEPAFVRHVAELLATITADNVPSTAEDVARRTSENARRLFKIP from the coding sequence ATGCTGATCGATACCCATACCCATCTCGACGATGCGCGTTATGAATCCGACCGTGAAGCCATGATCGCCCGTGCGCGAGCGGCCGGCGTGGAATCGATGATCACCATCGGCTGCGACCTTGCCACCAGCCGATCGGCGGTCACCCTCGCCAACCAGTACCCCTTCGTCTACGCGTCGATCGGCGTCCACCCCCACGAAGTCAAACACATCGAGGACGGTTGGTACGATGAGTTCCGGCGGCTGGCGCGTGATAAGAAGGTGGTGGCCTACGGCGAGATCGGTCTCGATTACCATTACAACCACTCGGATCCGGAATTACAGCGGACGCGCTTTCGTGAGCAAATTCAGCTGGCACGTGAGTTAAAGCTCCCGGTCATCATCCACACCAGGGAAGCGCAGGACGATACCATTCGCATTCTGAAGGAAGAGCGAGCCTCAGAAATCGGCGGGGTGTTTCACTGTTTTTCAGGAGATGCCTGGCTGGCGAAGGATGCGATCGAGCTGGGATTTTATCTGTCATTCTCCGGCATCCTGACCTTTCAGAATGCCACCATGTTGCGCGAGATTGCCAAGACGGTCCCGGCGGATCGGCTGCTCATTGAAACCGATTGCCCCTACCTCACGCCGGTCCCGCATCGCGGCAAGCGCAACGAACCGGCCTTTGTGAGGCATGTGGCCGAACTGCTGGCGACGATCACCGCCGACAACGTCCCCTCGACCGCTGAAGACGTGGCCCGCCGTACCAGCGAGAACGCCCGCCGCCTGTTCAAAATTCCCTAA